Proteins encoded together in one Mastacembelus armatus chromosome 15, fMasArm1.2, whole genome shotgun sequence window:
- the chata gene encoding choline O-acetyltransferase: MPVLDREPSKDLGAGDGLPKLPLPALKDTMDTYLRCMKHLVTEEQFVKTQNIVKEFGAPGGVGELLQSRLMERRENQANWVYDYWLNDMYLNNRLALPVNSSPAMVFPRQNFRAPIDSLRFAAHLISGVMEYKTLLDARALPVDYARGQLAGTPLCMEQYYRLFTSYRLPGPERDTLVAQESSVMPEPEHIIVACKNQFFVLDVVINFRRLNERDLLTQLDKIVKMADNKEEQLPPIGLLTSDGRTEWAESRSVLMRESTNRDSLDMIERCLCLVCLDDASGLELNDTTRAMLMLHGGGEAKNGGNRWYDKPMQFVVGADGCCGVVCEHSPFEGIVLVQCTEYLLKYMIGSPSKLVRAASVSELPAPRRLRWKCTPEIHKLLASSADKLQRLVRNLDMNVHKFCDYGKEFIKKQKMSPDAYIQVALQLAYYRCHGRPVSTYESASIRRFQEGRVDNIRSATPEALFFVQAMTEGKFSTSDKEKMEMLRDAITAQTKYTILAITGMAIDNHLLGLREIAHEVKMEKPELFKDEVYLISNQFILSTSQVPTTVEMFCCYGPVIPNGYGACYNPQSDHIIFSVSSFHESPQTCSAEFVKCLVQGLQDMRELCDKYRSSSTPTGQRKGRTMEIHTQTETNWQNKTSQRPSDSTKNQQTLPQVLVKTPDQTKVEAQTQTSSQGEFRSFEE, from the exons ATGCCAGTTCTGGACAGAGAGCCCTCCAAAGACTTAGGGGCTGGAGAT GGTCTGCCAAAGCTGCCGCTACCTGCCCTGAAGGACACAATGGATACATACCTGAGGTGCATGAAGCACCTGGTCACAGAGGAACAGTTTGTCAAAACCCAAAATATAGTGAAGGAGTTTGGAGCCCCTGGAGGAGTGGGGGAGCTACTACAGAGCAGACTcatggagaggagggagaacCAGGCAAACTGG GTGTATGACTACTGGCTGAATGACATGTACCTAAACAACAGACTAGCTCTGCCTGTTAACTCCAGTCCTGCGATGGTCTTCCCACGACAGAATTTCAGGGCTCCCATCGACTCTTTAAG GTTTGCTGCACATTTAATTTCTGGAGTTATGGAGTACAAAACTCTTCTTGATGC ACGTGCTCTGCCTGTGGACTACGCCCGGGGCCAGCTGGCTGGAACCCCTCTGTGTATGGAGCAGTACTATCGCCTCTTCACTTCCTATCGCCTACCAGGACCTGAGAGGGATACGCTAGTGGCCCAGGAAAGTAGCGTGATGCCAGAACCTGAACACATCATCGTAGCATGTAAAAACCAG TTCTTTGTGCTGGATGTCGTGATCAACTTCCGTCGACTGAATGAAAGAGATCTGCTGACTCAGCTAGACAAGATTGTCAAGATGGCTGACAACAAAGAGGAGCAGCTTCCACCTATTGGTCTTCTCACTTCAGATGGACGGACAGAGTGGGCAGAGTCGCGCAGTGTGCTCATGAGGG AATCTACTAACAGGGACTCCTTGGACATGATTGAGCGTTGTCTGTGTCTGGTCTGTCTGGATGACGCCAGTGGTCTTGAGCTAAATGACACCACACGTGCCATGTTGATGCTGCACGGAGGAGGAGAGGCCAAGAACGGTGGAAACCGCTGGTATGACAAGCCCATGCAG TTTGTTGTAGGAGCTGACGGCTGTTGTGGAGTCGTATGCGAGCACTCGCCTTTTGAAGGAATTGTCCTTGTGCAGTGCACAGAGTATCTACTCAAATACAT GATTGGCAGCCCATCAAAGCTGGTCAGAGCTGCAAGTGTGAGCGAGCTGCCTGCGCCCCGCAGACTGCGCTGGAAATGTACTCCAGAGATTCACAAACTCCTTGCATCTTCTGCTGACAAGCTCCAAAG GCTGGTGAGAAATTTGGACATGAATGTCCACAAATTCTGTGATTATGGGAAAGAGTTCATTAAGAAGCAGAAAATGAGTCCAGACGCCTACATCCAGGTTGCCCTTCAGTTAGCCTACTACCG ATGTCATGGCAGACCAGTGTCAACCTATGAGAGTGCCTCCATACGACGTTTCCAGGAAGGCAGAGTGGACAACATCCGCTCCGCCACACCCGAGGCCCTGTTTTTTGTTCAAGCAATGACAGAAGGGAAATTCAGCACAagt GATAAAGAAAAGATGGAGATGCTACGAGATGCCATAACTGCCCAGACAAAATATACTATTCTG GCTATTACAGGGATGGCAATAGACAATCATCTATTAGGACTACGTGAAATTGCACATGAAGTGAAGATGGAGAAGCCAGAATTGTTCAAAGATGAAGTCTATCTCATCAGCAATCAGTTCATTCTCTCTACAAGTCAG GTCCCAACCActgttgaaatgttttgctgttaCGGACCCGTGATTCCAAATGGCTATGGAGCGTGCTACAACCCTCAGTCAGACCACATTATATTCTCTGTGTCCAGTTTCCACGAAAGCCCACAGACATGCTCAGCAGAATTTGTCAAGTGTCTGGTGCAGGGACTGCAGGACATGAGGGAGCTGTGCGATAAATACAGGTCCAGCTCCACTCCGACCGGCCAAAGAAAGGGTCGAACAATGGagatccacacacaaacagaaacaaactggCAAAACAAAACGTCGCAGAGACCATCTGACTCGACCAAGAATCAGCAAACACTGCCACAGGTTCTGGTGAAGACACCAGACCAGACAAAAGTGGAAGCTCAGACCCAGACTTCTTCACAAGGAGAGTTCAGAAGCTTTGAAGAATGA
- the c15h10orf53 gene encoding UPF0728 protein C10orf53 homolog produces the protein MPINARVTLCHGPYESNGIVEHRTFRLRGLQAALRARGYRCVLEETQEWNQVELVVNGELVFRCHIKQLEFGGDGKLDPVCKEAVTAVDEAVRQQPDI, from the exons atgccGATAAACGCGCGGGTGACACTTTGCCATGGACCTTATGAATCCAACGGAATAGTAGAGCACAGGACCTTCCGCCTGCGGGGTCTGCAGG CTGCTCTGAGAGCGCGCGGGTACCGGTGCGTCCTGGAAGAGACGCAAGAGTGGAACCAGGTGGAGCTCGTGGTCAACGGGGAGCTCGTGTTCAGGTGTCACATAAAGCAGCTGGAGTTTG GTGGAGATGGGAAACTGGACCCTGTTTGCAAAGAAGCGGTTACTGCCGTGGACGAGGCAGTAAGACAACAACCcgacatttaa